A window of the Lolium perenne isolate Kyuss_39 chromosome 7, Kyuss_2.0, whole genome shotgun sequence genome harbors these coding sequences:
- the LOC127314697 gene encoding BTB/POZ and MATH domain-containing protein 1-like, with the protein MANASTNLTGAAREVQVLKIDGYSASKSMCTAKKGYRDDGFIESRWNVGGYEWEVRMYPATVIFGAGYGEPLWLALKLVILGKPGVRAALGCRLVDPRGLLEPSEEKIVSTYFGSCNSCTEAILLIETRDLAASGYLRSDSLSVECSVTVLRELPVPTIPFPAKEAIVPPSTNLHLHFGELLQSGTGADVTFIVSGESFAAHKLILSARSPVFMVEFFGDMKEKTSQSVEIEDMEATVFKTLLHFIYTDTVPELEKEQEESTVMAQHLLAAADRYGLDRLKLICEAKLSRAVAVDTAATTLALAEQHNCLQLKGKCVEFILSSPAILDAVLLTEGYKHLAASCPLVLADLLKSAHGRKC; encoded by the exons ATGGCGAATGCCAGCACAAACCTCACCGGTGCCGCGCGCGAGGTGCAGGTGCTCAAGATCGACGGCTACAGCGCGAGCAAGTCCATGTGCACTGCGAAGAAGGGCTACAGGGACGACGGTTTCATCGAATCCAGATGGAACGTCGGTGGGTACGAATGGGAGGTACGCATGTATCCTGCGACGGTGATATTCGGGGCCGGCTACGGCGAGCCTCT GTGGCTTGCGCTGAAGCTCGTCATCCTCGGCAAACCCGGGGTGAGGGCAGCTCTGGGCTGCCGGCTGGTGGACCCGAGAGGCCTACTCGAACCATCTGAAGAGAAGATCGTGTCAACGTACTTCGGGAGCTGCAATTCTTGCACGGAAGCAATCCTGCTCATCGAAACACGAGATCTGGCAGCGTCGGGTTATCTCAGGAGCGATTCGTTGTCTGTGGAATGCAGCGTCACGGTTCTGAGGGAGTTGCCGGTACCGACTATTCCATTCCCAGCTAAAGAAGCGATCGTTCCGCCATCCACCAACCTGCACCTGCACTTCGGTGAGCTCCTGCAGAGCGGGACCGGAGCGGATGTCACGTTTATCGTGTCTGGCGAATCTTTTGCGGCGCACAAGCTCATACTCTCTGCAAGGTCTCCTGTCTTCATGGTGGAATTCTTTGGGGATATGAAGGAGAAGACCTCGCAGAGCGTGGAGATCGAGGACATGGAGGCGACCGTGTTCAAGACTCTGCTTCATTTCATCTACACAGACACGGTCCCTGAACTGGAAAAGGAGCAGGAGGAGTCAACGGTGATGGCTCAGCATCTCCTTGCTGCTGCTGACAGGTACGGCCTCGACAGGCTCAAGCTGATCTGCGAGGCCAAGCTCTCTCGTGCCGTCGCTGTGGACACGGCAGCGACAACTCTGGCGTTAGCTGAGCAGCACAATTGTTTGCAGCTGAAGGGTAAGTGTGTTGAGTTCATCCTCAGCAGTCCGGCGATTCTAGATGCTGTTCTTTTGACAGAGGGGTATAAACACCTGGCGGCAAGTTGCCCTCTAGTGCTGGCCGATCTTCTCAAGTCCGCACATGGGAGAAAGTGTTAG
- the LOC127315117 gene encoding putative F-box protein At3g10240 produces the protein MLQTYIQQPPPPPPPDVRRGIAVAVVERYPVPPDDVIEDIFAWLPAKAVCRFRCLSRTWAARLVSDDFADRHFLVANGHGGPRILLMEKSNSYDKCEKLQRWSPENPRGSTLVPLCHSVQGHVMDIFISMPVTQQCRGLFIVQAKTPRAYWVLNPSTGQIAELPKSPAMDRGKHTRLGLAYDSSTRKHIVVCIFYCGHPGRNPGFNGCEVYVINSTARQWRSVDGCSHEKQMSWIHGNKESVFAQRHVHWLAQRKYSSYWEETFVFSFSLEDETFRTMPLPPLEIGRNRRYQRLTALCGQLCLFSTDLDNGFMCARRYDVWLLRMHDTCAWDLHRRIDVDTLPPKVASFMRYGHQINMLGNTDEGRDIILLRLAPWSKPSFTLCSYDPVTNDMEILTEDGGLVSNRNMISGHAALYEDSIASPGQPLTTFVGHCGPSGRGNKARKAAHVGVARPSRPMRKKRPPGWLANGDWAQ, from the coding sequence ATGTTGCAAACATATAtacagcagccgccgccgccgccgccgccggacgtCCGGCGCGGGATCGCGGTCGCCGTGGTGGAGAGGTACCCCGTGCCTCCGGACGATGTCATCGAGGACATCTTCGCGTGGCTACCGGCCAAGGCCGTGTGCAGGTTCCGTTGCCTCTCTCGCACATGGGCAGCTAGGCTTGTGTCGGACGACTTTGCCGACCGCCACTTTCTGGTAGCCAACGGTCATGGCGGCCCGAGGATTCTCTTGATGGAAAAATCAAACTCATATGACAAATGTGAGAAACTACAGAGGTGGTCACCGGAGAATCCTCGGGGCTCGACCTTGGTACCCTTATGTCATAGCGTTCAGGGTCATGTCATGGATATCTTCATCTCAATGCCCGTCACGCAGCAGTGCCGCGGTCTCTTCATCGTCCAAGCCAAGACACCAAGGGCATATTGGGTGCTTAATCCATCCACGGGACAAATAGCGGAGCTCCCGAAGAGCCCTGCCATGGACCGTGGCAAACACACGCGCCTAGGTCTTGCCTACGATTCAAGCACGAGGAAGCACATAGTCGTGTGCATCTTCTATTGTGGCCATCCTGGGAGGAACCCCGGATTTAATGGGTGTGAGGTCTACGTGATCAACTCCACCGCAAGGCAATGGCGGTCAGTGGATGGTTGTAGTCATGAGAAACAGATGAGTTGGATCCACGGGAATAAAGAAAGCGTTTTTGCTCAAAGGCATGTCCATTGGTTAGCTCAACGCAAGTATTCCTCCTACTGGGAAGAGACATTTGTCTTCTCCTTCTCCCTTGAAGACGAGACGTTTCGAACCATGCCTTTGCCACCACTTGAGATAGGGAGAAATCGTCGTTATCAACGTTTGACAGCACTCTGTGGACAATTGTGCCTCTTCTCCACCGATCTGGACAACGGCTTTATGTGCGCCCGTCGGTATGATGTTTGGCTTTTACGTATGCATGATACGTGTGCTTGGGATTTGCACCGTCGAATTGATGTGGACACGTTGCCACCAAAGGTTGCCAGCTTCATGCGTTACGGGCACCAAATCAACATGCTTGGTAACACTGATGAAGGTCGTGACATCATTCTTTTACGATTGGCACCCTGGTCTAAACCAAGCTTCACATTGTGCTCATATGACCCCGTGACCAACGATATGGAGATCCTCACCGAGGATGGTGGCTTGGTATCTAATAGAAATATGATATCCGGACATGCTGCATTGTACGAGGATAGCATCGCATCCCCTGGTCAACCCCTAACTACATTTGTCGGCCATTGTGGCCCGTCTGGCAGAGGCAATAAAGCTAGGAAGGCCGCACACGTTGGAGTAGCAAGACCATCTAGGCCCATGCGCAAGAAGAGACCACCTGGTTGGctcgccaatggagattgggccCAATGA